GTGGGTGCTGGGCGCCTCGGTGATCTGGTGGGCGTTGGCGACCTGGCTGGTGCTGACTTATCCGCGTTCCAGCGAGCATTGGTCCAGCGCCGCCGCCAAGCTGGTGATCGGTCTGCTGATTCTGTTGCCCGCCTGGCAAGGGCTGGTGCAGATCAAGCAATACCCGCTCGGCAACTGGTTGATCATGGCGGTGATGGTGCTGGTCTGGGGCGCTGACATCGGGGCGTATTTCTCCGGTCGTGCGTTCGGCAAGCGCAAGCTGGCGCCGCAAGTCAGTCCCGGCAAAAGCTGGGAAGGCGTGTATGGCGGTCTGGCGCTGAGCCTGGTCATCACCACGCTGGTCGCTCTGTTCCGTGACTGGACGGTAGCGCAACTGTTCAAGGGTTTGATCGGTGCTGCGGTGATCGTCTTCATCTCGGTGGTGGGCGACCTGACCGAAAGCATGTTCAAGCGCCAGTCCGGCATCAAGGACAGCAGTAATCTGCTGCCTGGTCACGGTGGCGTACTGGATCGCATCGATAGCCTGACGGCGGCGATCCCGGTGTTCGCGGTGCTGCTGTGGATGGCGGCGTCGTGAGTCGCCCGCAGCAGATTACCGTCCTGGGCGCGACCGGTTCGATTGGTCTGAGCACCCTGGATGTCATCGCCCGGCATCCGGAGCGTTATCAGGCTTTCGCCCTGAGCGGTTTTACCCGTCTGAGCGAACTGTTTGCCCTGTGTGTTCGCCATCTCCCGAAATATGCAGTGGTGCCGGAAGCCGGCGCTGCTCGCAACCTGCAGGACGATTTGCGTGCGGCAGGCCTTTCGACGCAGGTGCTGGTCGGT
The window above is part of the Pseudomonas fluorescens genome. Proteins encoded here:
- a CDS encoding phosphatidate cytidylyltransferase, producing the protein MLKQRIITALILLPIALGGFFLLEGSGFALFIGLVVSLGAWEWARLAGFTAQAFRVGYAAVVALMLFVMYILPGLAPWVLGASVIWWALATWLVLTYPRSSEHWSSAAAKLVIGLLILLPAWQGLVQIKQYPLGNWLIMAVMVLVWGADIGAYFSGRAFGKRKLAPQVSPGKSWEGVYGGLALSLVITTLVALFRDWTVAQLFKGLIGAAVIVFISVVGDLTESMFKRQSGIKDSSNLLPGHGGVLDRIDSLTAAIPVFAVLLWMAAS